From Calliphora vicina chromosome 3, idCalVici1.1, whole genome shotgun sequence:
aaagttctttttttgcaaaaagcttttcaaataatttttttttattaaaaaattattgaataagttttcaacaaaaaaaaaagctttaccaaaattttttaacaaaaaactttttgaaagaagttttttaataaaaagctttttacagTTCTTACAACAAAACGATTTTTCAAAGAAGTTTTCTAATAAAAAGCTTGTTcccgaaaaaaaaaaacatttttaaaggattttttaacaaacttttagcaaaaagctttttctataaaaaagcttttcaaaacattttcttttttaatatcctttttaaaaaatctgtttataaaatgatttaaaagcTCCTCCTTATAAAAGCTCCCCCCATTTAAAAACACATTCAAACCACAAATTAGTTTCATACTCACTTCTTTTCTTCCCTCTCGAATTTCTTGAAGTACTCCTTAACCTCAATAATTCCACCCAAATCGTGTATAATATTCGCCTGAATATTAGTCAACTGCTTATAATCCTGTGACACATTATCGCTTGGTTCCAAGGGTTGTAAAATATAACCAAAAGGTATTTCATTGGTAATAAACAAAGGAATCTGAGAACAATTGGCCGAAATAGCAAACACAATAATATCATCAACTGGACCATCATATAGACGGCACTGAGGACCCAAAGTAGCCATGTACTCCAAGTCGTTTTCTTGTTGAGCCAGGAACTGATCACGATCGAAGGTTAGATAGTTGGAGCCTTTATAGGTCAAACTAACTAAAACGGCACTGTGAACCATGGGTACTTGGAAAATGCCCTCACGATTGACATTGTAAATGTCCTGGTATAAATCTGTGCGCAGATAATAGTAATCCGAGGACATGCCACACCAGAAATTGGAGTATAAGCCTTCAGAAAGCAGCATGGGGGCCACTATGGGCAAGCGAAGCTCCACCAAATGTGTTAGTGTATGGGCTTCGGTAAGCAAAACATCAGCATCAAGATACTAAGAGGGGAGAAGacaaagaaaaaacataaagATTAAGagaagtttatttttttgttgaaagaaAAAAGGTCACATTTTAatctattaattaatttttaagaagCCAGTATGATAATTAAATATGAGCAAGAAAGAGTAATAGTTTAAAGATAAGAATTTAAGTGGTTGCTTACAAATATGTAGTCGGCCCAGATTTGTTTAGCATCGCGCATAGCCTGCTCTTTAAGACTGATAAGATGGTCAAAGCGTGCACGCGGCCAATCAAAAGGCGAACTTTCATTTTGATGACGTTGCGTGCTGGCATCCAAAACTTTGTGAACACTATGATACAAAGGCTCCACATTTAACAGCCATTCGGTTAGAATATGTAAACTGTCATCTGTATTAAAATCAGATTGAATCCTATAGAATAAacagaattaattaaaaaaaatctttattttgtaGATTAAGAAAAACTCACCATAGGGACATACGCTTTTTGGGATAATCCTGTCTTTCCAAATAGCTCAAGAACAAAGGCAATACATGGGCCTTATTACGCACCATCAAAGCCACCATTACCGTGGGCTCTTCATTTTTCAAGTCAACCGGCAGAGATTTTTGTAAATCTTCCAAAGTTGTTTCCGCGGGTGATTCATCTTGGCCATATGCCCACAGCACTGAACTCGATAttaataaaaaccacaaaattttcattatttttcttactgcatacaaaattccaaaaaagaaaaaaaatcaaaaatcgaaCTCAAGACAAGTGTGGAAAAACACTTCTTCACTCTAACCGGATGCACTGGTGTATGAtttcgtttttcttttttaattcttGACAATTCTTTTTTATTCTATTCTATATTTCTCGGTTATTCGTTGCTGCTCTGCTCTGCTCAGTGACCAGTGgatcatttatttgtttttattaaatttaatttatgtagtTGTTTGATGGTATTGTGTGTATACaatcagtttttttattattagctTAATTATCATGTTTTTCTGGTTTCATATTCAAATGTTTTTAGCTGATGCTTTAATGTGTGtagttgttcttgttgtttatGTATTTTGGTTTGACTTTTCTTTTAGGgctttgtgttttttgttgttgttttttattcattcattaatGTGTTTGCAACATGACAGTTTGTTATCACCAtccaaaaaaacaaagaatacAACAACAATGCCCACAatataatgtaaacaaaactgaaatttaattttttaatataaacatttcatCTCATTCAAGAAGTagaacaagaacaacaaaaagaGAGATAaagaaaaatagagaaaattaaGGAGATGCCAGATGTAGTGAGCGGCATTTTTAGTGCAAAGCATTAAAAAGCAGTAACTCTCAAACTATTGATAAAGAAATAATGAATTGTgtgttttaaaacataaacaacacaaaattcgtgttaataaatcattatttaatttaaaattaataagtgataatgtataataaataaattgaaataaataggctaaaaaatatataaaattgtaagtACACGTATTATAAAAGAGATGCCACATTAAAAAAACGAACTAGAAATAGTTAAAGCAAGAACTCTCaaactaaaataattaatttaatcaaaCTTTAATGATTTAAcggtacaatttgaaaaatcgttaaaaaaataagttacaaaatctaaaaataaaaactgcaactaatatttcacaaaattttaaaaaaattttagaaaaactgaaatttatttaagtttcgaaataatattttttttttaaattttttgttatttttaggataaaaattaaaattttgaaacaaattttaatttgagaaattcaataaataggtatgtaataaaatctttatttattaacaaaactcaatgaaattctcaaagtttttttaaatttgtcattctaaatagcaAAGTGTAAAAAACTAGTCAAAATATCAGAggtgctgggaaaatactttggggataaataggaaacacatcaaggtttgcAATTCTGCAAAAACAACTCTCGTTtgtctgatttttttaaataattttttgatttgagttttttctagtcAAAACTATTTCTCTATAACCCTGATAATTATCACTTTAGTAATTTACTTAGTTAACTTTACTAAAAATAACGATATTAACaaagaaaactaattatttattaacGGAAATCAAAATGTCATTAgttcttttgttgttgttgtgaaaatGCCGAGAATTTGATTTAAcagtttatttatgtttgtgttagtaaataaatgtaaacattgcTAATTTTTAAGCTCTTCTTAAACTTTACAGTTTGAAGATTACTGCAATAATTTAGTTTGCATTATCATCGTAAGAATGGCGGTTtggtttttggtgaaaaagtgaaaaaatttgtgaaaaaagctTAGAATTCGcgtttattaagaaaatatttaatagtaaATGAAAAATCGTTAAGACAAGTGTTAATAGCTTGTTAATAATTCGTTGTTTAaagtgttttataaataaatgttaaaataaagtcATACCACTTTGCAATAATTTATGACTACAAAAAATGGTTACTAatagttaaataaaacaataaataagatAAACATAGAGATAATTCTAGAAAACACAAGTTCTTTAATATATTTCTTGAAAAAATAACTCTTAAAATCCCATTAGAAAGCAAATAAAGTCATTTATTTAGTGAACTGATAATTGACAACTTCTTTAAGGAAAATCCATATGAAAGTCTTGCTATTTTGCAGTAATTATGTTAATAACAAGTGCTTCTAACATTTAAGTAACATTTAGTTAAAgctaattgtttaaattaaaagtttatacAAAAATTGTCCAAAGATTTGCCGCATAAATTGATTATTTGTAACGTAAAAATAGTGCCGGGAATTGTTGGGACTGTGGTATGTTGAAAATTCTCAACATTCTAACCCCAagtgttataaattatttaatatcgtTTAAAAAGTGCTCTAGTAGTTatatctttaaataattttatttacaaaaatgtgtAATAAGACATACTGATGTTTTGCATAAGGCGAGGTAATAAGTTTCATCTTTAATCTCAATGAAAGTGTTTGAAATGAATAAACAGTGCCAGACAACCCTGGAATGTAGTCTGCTTTCCATTCCTACTGTTTATAATCCTTCCttacaaaacgtttaaaaactgctctaaactttctttaaataattttatttacaaaaaatcgtCTAATAAACAATCAGCATTTTATGCATTATGAGGCTTTGCATAAGCTGggaaattaagttttaaacCATCTTTGGCCTCAAAGAAAGTGTACGATAGTGTAATAGTGTCCACATTTTCCAGTTTAGGATCCTTAACATACTCCGGATCAATATAAAAGAACACCGGCATATCCACCTgtaaattaaacaacaaaagcAATTATAAAAGgtaagtttttttctattttctatttaaaataaaaacctctTCATGTGGATTTAATTGCTGCtcctcaaaacaaaaacattgtaTCTTATTGAAATAAGCGCCCGCCTCAAAAGGTATAACATTATAGGTGCTAATGCCTATTACCGGCAAATCTGTAGGATTTTTGGCTGTATAAAAAGCCAAGGCGGTCTCACCAGGAGCCACTTTAATTTCATATTGTTGAGGCTTGAAATTCCAACGCATAGAGGCAGCCAAATCGGCATTGAAGCGTACTCGTATAATACGATCCTCAATTTTCAACATGGTCTCCACCTTTTCGCCATCATGACCTTGACTTGTAGTGCCACCGTAGCTATAGgcctgaaaattataaaaattttaacagaaatattgattaaattttcttctctAACTCACCTGACAAAACATACGATATAGCGGCACTGCTGCATAACTTAAACCCACTATTAATACTCCTCCGGCTGTGACATAGTACAaagtagattttaaatttttcttttgggCTGCCTCTGCAAAGGGATTGCCTCGCGGTGGCTGTGTGCTATAGCTTCTTAATTTGTTTGGTGATTTAAAAGTCTTTAAACATGTTGTGCTTAATTGTCTAtagaatttaaacattttgttttaatttaatttagtaaattttattaattatacaaaattcatggagttttgtaacttttctgcaagaaaaaaaaaccaatgtttatattttatcaaaacaGCTGATCAGCTGTTGGTTATTAAATTGAGGTTAGAACAGCTGTGAGAACAGATATGTTATATTTGTGACAGTCTGAAAGAGATGCCGGATTGATAGACTGCTCAGCTCATATCATGAACCGTTAAAATTAGCAAaacctttattttttaaattttttttatttcgggAATTCTGTCGAATATGTTgggataattttaataatatcattTTTTAtgttacacattttatttacttactattttaaatgtttatgagCTTGTGAAACTATTTTGTGCAGCGGGTTGCCAGGGGCAACGTAGACTAAAAgtgttttatatttgtatacagTTTTTTAAGGTATTTTAGGGAAGaacaagtaaatttttaatatttttattaaaataaatagtttttaataaaaaattaaagtgataaagtgaataaataattttatttaacaaaatttaaacaattatttcaaaaaatcaactaaaaccTTAGAATTATCGAGTtctcaaacaaaataaaaacatcaaaaaatctTTGGTAAATAATTATACCATAtcgcaacaaaaacaaacaaaaatattacaaaaaagtgAAATAATAGTGCTTAAAATTCTATAGGAATGACTTTCGTTAAAATGTGAAGCTAGCATAGGATTTTTATAGAAACTGTGAAGCTATCttagaatttttatagaaaatctgaaGCTAGCAttggatttttatagaaaattttaagttagcttaggatttttatagaaaatctgaaGCTAGCAtaggatttttatagaaaatcaagCTAGCTTACGATTTCTACACAAAATCTGAAGCCAGCTTAggagttctatagaaaatttgaagCTAGCATacgatttttatagaaaatacgaAGCTAGCTTaggatttttttaagaatatctaaagCTAGGATAGgagttttatagaaaatctgaaGTTAGCTtaggatttttatataaaatcagaAGCTAGTttcagatttttataaaaaatctgaaGCTAGCATAggatttttgtagaaaatctgAAGCTAGCATAggatttttgtagaaaatctgAAGCTAGCAttggatttttataaaaaatcttaagcCAGCTTgggatttttatagaaaatctgaaGCTAGCATaggatttttatacaaaatctgAAGCTAGcatagtttttatagaaaataagaaGCTAGCAtaggatttttatagaaaatctgaaGCTAGCTTgtgatttttatagaaaatctgaaGCTAGCATAggatttttgtagaaaatctgAAGCTAGCATaagatttttgtagaaaatctgACGCTAGCTTGGGTTTTTACTATTATAGAAAATCTGAAGCTAGCATaggatttttattgaaaacttgaAGTTAGCATaggatttttatacaaaatctgAAGCTAGCATTGGGTTTTTTATAGAAGCTAGCATTTGTTTTTACAGAAAATCTGAAGCTAGCttaagatttctatagaaatcttagaatttttatagaaaatcttatacTAGCATAGAATTTTTACTGAAAACCCTATGCTATCTtcaagaatttctatagaaaatctgaagCTATCTTATGCTTACTATAGAAAATCGGAAGCTAGCTaaggatttttatagaaaatctaaaGCTAACATAGgacttttatagaaaatctgaagctagcttaaaatttttatataaaatcttattCTAGCATAGAATTTTTACTGAAAATCTAAATTTAGCTTaggatttttaaagaaattctgAAGCCAGCATaggatttttctacaaaatctGAAGCCAGCATAGGATTTTTGTACTAAATCTGAAGATAGCATAGGATTTTTGTGCAAAATCTGAAGCTATCTTAggatttttatggaaaatattttatcttagaattttttttaaaaaaaatcctatgCTAGCTTCAGAATTTCTTCAAAATCCTAAGCTAGATTTAGATTTTCAGTAAAAATCCTATACTAACatcagattttctataaaaatcctaAGCTAGCTTCAAATTTACTATAAAGCTAGTAAAAATCCTATGCTAGCATAtgatttatactaaaaatctaaACCTAGCTTaagatttttatacaaaatctgAAGCTAGCATAAGATTTTTACAGAAAATCTATGGCTAGCTTAagaattctatagaaaatcttaagctAACTAGTTATcggatttattaaaaaaatatttatagttttgtttGAAAGCTATATCAAACTAAAATTGTAAATACTGAAAACAACGCTACCTaccaattaaaagctttttctgaaagAAAAATGGATGACAATGGTGATGATTTTGACAGTttctttaatacaaaaaaatccaaaacaaaATCCTCTAAAATTTCGGATCCCATGGAAGATCTATTTGGCCTAGAAGAGAAAACTGAGAGCAAGACAGTAGCCCCACGAAAATCCAATACAGCCGGCTTAAAAACTTCCTCTGCCACACGTATACGTGAGGAACCCGAAGACGATGATGATTTGGGATTTGATCCCAGAAAACCCAAAGCTTcaacaaaatcacaaaatttatttgatgaTTTATTAGCACCTTTGGAAACAAAACGGCCACAAACTTCTGCAGGCTCTACCGCCCATAAACCCTCAATATCGAGACAATCTACTGAGACCACAACTGATAGtaactcaaatatttttcaaactcaaGCTGCCAGACCCAAAACTTCTCAAGGCCGAAGAACCTCTAATATGTCTAGTATACAAAATCCAGATCCTTTAGGATTGTTTAGCAAAGATAAAGAAACTTCTAAGCCCTCCTCAAGAATATCATCACCTAAACCCCAAAAAAGGGGAACAACAGCTGATTGGTTGGGTTTGGCCAAAGAACAGGATACAGAAACTAATAAAACGGAAGTGAGAGCAGAAACCCCCAAAACTATCAAAATAACTAAGGTTTCTTCTAAGGAAACAACGGAAATTTTAAAACTGCCCGACAATAATGATAACCAAGAGGATTTCCAAACGGAAAATCAACACCAGGAAAAAGAAGATTCTAAGGAAGTTCTACCCCAGGCCACTGACAACTTTATGTTAGACTCTGCCACCCAAAATATAATGCTAATGAACACCTTAAACTTGGAGGCCAAACAAAGCTTCTCCGCCTTAAAATATCAAGAACaacagctaacaatggccacGCAAATGAAGCAACAGGAAAGAGTCTTAATGGACATGCAACAGAAACAGGATTCACTATTGCAGCAACAGGAAAGACAGTTTCAGGCTCTCTTTCATCAGCAAATGCAAAGACATCAGCAATTAGAGGATTTAATCAAACATCAACAGCAGCGCATTAGTAATCACCTGCATTTGTTAATGAGTCAACCTCCTTTGACACAAACTATAACAGATTCGGAATTTGTGGAAAGTAAAGTGGCAGCTAAAACAGTTCTTAAAGAGGATGAAGAGGAAAACGAAGAAACTCTTCACAGAGACTTGGAGAAAGACAAACAGTTAGCCTTGGATTTAATACAGTTTGAATCTGACAACAAACGTTTGGAACTGGAAAACTTGCGCTTGGAAGAGTTGATAGCCAATACAAAAAGCAACTATGAAAGGGAAATAGAGCTTTTAGAAAGATCGTACAAGTAAGTTGGTTGAAAAGTGTATAAAACGAAActctattctatagaatagGGCCTATAAcgagactcttttctatagaatcgAGTTTCCAGAGAAATTAGCTTCTTGAAAGGTCTTACAGTCaagtttgtttaaatgtttaattcaccCATATTTCTATTCTAACTTCCTCTACTTTCGCAGAAAACAAATTGAAGTTCTCGAGCAACATTTGACCAATATAGAAAAACGTTTGAAATCCGAGATAGAAGACTTACAAAccttttttcaaactaaaattgAAGTTCTAGAACAAGAGAAAGCCTCCCTTAAAAAGAACTATGAAGATGAACTTTCCAACCTAAAACAGGATCATGAGGATGATCTACGCAAATTGCGTAAAAATCAGGAAGAAGATTTGGAAATGCTTAAAGAGGAACACAGACGCATGCTGGACAACATTAGACAGGCGAAAATGTTGGAATTTGCGGCCGTACAAGAAAATGGCTCCTACTTAGATTGTCTTAAAGTGGCCTCCAATAATCTAAGTGATTTAACGGGAGGCCTCAATGAACtcaaagaaaatatgcaaaacAAAATCGAGGTATTACAACTAGAACGTGAGAAAACCTTGGAACAGCGTGAAAAAAGAATAGAGGATTGTGAGAGAAGGCTTAGAATTACCGAAGAATTTAATGATTTGGAAAAGCAAAGACTTATGGAATTGGTTAGCACTTTGGAATTGCAAATGTCGAAAATGTCGAAAGATACGGCCGAAGAAAATTGGCAATTGAGACAAAAACTTGCCAGTATAGATGCAGAGAAAATGGCTTTCAATAAAGAGAAGGAATTTTTCCGCGAACAAATGCTTAGAGATGAAGAGAGAATTAAGGACTTAAAAGAGCAGCAACTTTTAGAGACTCAAAAACTGCAAGTGCAATTACAAGAGGAAAGAGCTCAACTGCAGgtggaaaaatcaaaatttgaattggaaaaACGTTTACAAAACAATACTGATGTGCAAAAAGAAAGAATGGAAGTGGAGGCCGCCATGCAGGTGGC
This genomic window contains:
- the LOC135953639 gene encoding glycosyltransferase 25 family member, coding for MKILWFLLISSSVLWAYGQDESPAETTLEDLQKSLPVDLKNEEPTVMVALMVRNKAHVLPLFLSYLERQDYPKKRMSLWIQSDFNTDDSLHILTEWLLNVEPLYHSVHKVLDASTQRHQNESSPFDWPRARFDHLISLKEQAMRDAKQIWADYIFYLDADVLLTEAHTLTHLVELRLPIVAPMLLSEGLYSNFWCGMSSDYYYLRTDLYQDIYNVNREGIFQVPMVHSAVLVSLTYKGSNYLTFDRDQFLAQQENDLEYMATLGPQCRLYDGPVDDIIVFAISANCSQIPLFITNEIPFGYILQPLEPSDNVSQDYKQLTNIQANIIHDLGGIIEVKEYFKKFEREEKKQKLSLDHIYMINLERRPERREKMESLFKVLALDVEYFPAVDGQKLNHDLLKEMGVKFLPGYEDPYHHRQMTMGEIGCFLSHYKIWEKIVENQQEQVLILEDDIRFEPYFKEKAIDVMEQIRNVIEYDLVYFGRKRLKEESEPWVANTENLVHVGYSYWTLGYVISLKGAQKLLAAKPLENLIPVDEFLPVMFNRHPNKTWANAFPQRDLLAFSASPLLLYPTHYTGDYGYISDTEDSVEINPTAASGQQAQLKSDREKEYFREPRLDSPPMELKDPQFEAAANVKTHEEL
- the LOC135954036 gene encoding cytochrome c oxidase assembly protein COX11, mitochondrial translates to MFKFYRQLSTTCLKTFKSPNKLRSYSTQPPRGNPFAEAAQKKNLKSTLYYVTAGGVLIVGLSYAAVPLYRMFCQAYSYGGTTSQGHDGEKVETMLKIEDRIIRVRFNADLAASMRWNFKPQQYEIKVAPGETALAFYTAKNPTDLPVIGISTYNVIPFEAGAYFNKIQCFCFEEQQLNPHEEVDMPVFFYIDPEYVKDPKLENVDTITLSYTFFEAKDGLKLNFPAYAKPHNA
- the twy gene encoding trichohyalin → MDDNGDDFDSFFNTKKSKTKSSKISDPMEDLFGLEEKTESKTVAPRKSNTAGLKTSSATRIREEPEDDDDLGFDPRKPKASTKSQNLFDDLLAPLETKRPQTSAGSTAHKPSISRQSTETTTDSNSNIFQTQAARPKTSQGRRTSNMSSIQNPDPLGLFSKDKETSKPSSRISSPKPQKRGTTADWLGLAKEQDTETNKTEVRAETPKTIKITKVSSKETTEILKLPDNNDNQEDFQTENQHQEKEDSKEVLPQATDNFMLDSATQNIMLMNTLNLEAKQSFSALKYQEQQLTMATQMKQQERVLMDMQQKQDSLLQQQERQFQALFHQQMQRHQQLEDLIKHQQQRISNHLHLLMSQPPLTQTITDSEFVESKVAAKTVLKEDEEENEETLHRDLEKDKQLALDLIQFESDNKRLELENLRLEELIANTKSNYEREIELLERSYKKQIEVLEQHLTNIEKRLKSEIEDLQTFFQTKIEVLEQEKASLKKNYEDELSNLKQDHEDDLRKLRKNQEEDLEMLKEEHRRMLDNIRQAKMLEFAAVQENGSYLDCLKVASNNLSDLTGGLNELKENMQNKIEVLQLEREKTLEQREKRIEDCERRLRITEEFNDLEKQRLMELVSTLELQMSKMSKDTAEENWQLRQKLASIDAEKMAFNKEKEFFREQMLRDEERIKDLKEQQLLETQKLQVQLQEERAQLQVEKSKFELEKRLQNNTDVQKERMEVEAAMQVAQDAARKADLERERFYKMQRQLEQQKRDLNDKEHVINVREEELHQELLSYRMAERVAQESQQKAKMAEQFFQNKLQLLQQRSNEIAEKETNLSQERLLLAQDRIALHALKTKLAQQPKCSLCQLSQKNKEISQSLHGLPPPTNNIATNAKEFQLSNNNQQENYDFLHQPNVVERLLDANIADSLRRMQTTSNFDLEWENLLDDDHKKMVQTDDYHFSSSANVPKTNL